The following are encoded in a window of Solibacillus sp. FSL R7-0668 genomic DNA:
- the rpoC gene encoding DNA-directed RNA polymerase subunit beta', giving the protein MIDVNEFEYMKIGLASPDKIRSWSYGEVKKPETINYRTLKPEKDGLFCERIFGPTKDWECHCGKYKRVRYKGVVCDRCGVEVTRAKVRRERQGHIELAAPVSHIWYFKGIPSRMGLILDMSPRALEEVIYFASYVVIEPGQTALGFKDLLSEKEYRAYREKYGNEFEAAMGAEAIKRLLEKIDLEDETAVLKEELKSAQGQRRTRAIKRLEVVEAFRNSGNKPEWMILDVLPVIPPELRPMVQLDGGRFATSDLNDLYRRVINRNNRLKRLLDLGAPSIIVQNEKRMLQEAVDALIDNGRRGRPVTGPGNRPLKSLSHMLKGKQGRFRQNLLGKRVDYSGRSVIVVGPNLKMYQCGLPKEMAIELFKPFVMKELVERGLAHNIKSAKRKIERLHNEVWDVLEDVIREHPVLLNRAPTLHRLGIQAFEPTLVEGRAIRLHPLVCTAYNADFDGDQMAVHVPLSAEAQAEARLLMLAAQNILNPKDGKPVVTPSQDMVLGNYYLTLERENARGEGSIFNNSNEVLIAYQNGHVHLHSRIAIKASSLNNPTFTEEQNSMFLLTTVGKVIFNEILPKSFPYINEPTATNLEQKTPEKYFVNLTIDEALQKEIEATEGYADLSETEKIEAQRRAVLAKHFTNAPVVDPFRKKFLGNVIAEVFKEFHITETSKMLDRMKNLGFKYSTRAGITVGVSDIVVLPDKGVILEEAQGKVDKVMVQFRRGLITEEERYNRVINVWTAAKDEIQGKLMKSLQNTNPIFMMSDSGARGNASNFTQLAGMRGLMANPAGRIIELPIKSSFREGLTVLEYFISTHGARKGLADTALKTADSGYLTRRLVDVAQDVIVREDDCGTDRGLLIGSLMEGNELIEALDERIVGRYVKKTVRHPETGAVIVERDGLVTQDIARVIDEAGIEEITIRSAFTCNTKHGVCKKCYGMNLATGEEVEVGEAVGIIAAQSIGEPGTQLTMRTFHTGGVAGNDITQGLPRIQEIFEARNPKGQAVISEISGKVIEIDEIREGLKEVTIQGEVETRKYQAPYNARLKVIEGDMIAAGQTLSEGSIDPKQLLKVKDVSTVQEYLLKEVQKVYRMQGVEIGDKHIEVMVRQMLRKVRVIEAGDTELLPGSLLDIHQFSEANVDAVLNGKTPATCRPVILGITKASLETESFLSAASFQETTRVLTDAAIKGKRDELLGLKENVIIGKLVPAGTGMQRYRQIRMEQDETEEVITAE; this is encoded by the coding sequence TTGATCGATGTTAATGAATTTGAATATATGAAAATTGGTTTAGCTTCTCCAGACAAGATTCGCTCTTGGTCATATGGTGAAGTTAAAAAACCAGAAACAATCAATTACCGTACATTAAAACCAGAAAAAGATGGTCTATTCTGTGAACGCATTTTCGGACCAACGAAAGACTGGGAATGTCACTGTGGTAAATATAAGCGTGTACGTTATAAAGGCGTCGTTTGTGACCGTTGTGGCGTAGAAGTAACACGCGCAAAAGTTCGTCGTGAACGTCAAGGGCACATCGAACTTGCAGCACCTGTATCGCACATTTGGTACTTCAAAGGTATTCCAAGCCGTATGGGTCTTATTTTAGACATGTCTCCTCGTGCACTAGAAGAAGTGATTTACTTTGCTTCTTATGTTGTAATTGAGCCAGGTCAAACAGCTTTAGGCTTCAAAGATTTACTTTCTGAAAAAGAATATCGTGCATACCGTGAAAAATACGGCAACGAATTCGAAGCGGCAATGGGTGCAGAAGCAATCAAACGCCTTTTAGAAAAAATCGATTTAGAAGACGAAACAGCTGTATTAAAAGAAGAGTTAAAATCTGCACAAGGCCAACGCCGCACACGTGCAATTAAGCGTTTAGAAGTAGTAGAAGCATTCCGTAACTCAGGTAACAAACCAGAGTGGATGATTTTAGATGTCCTACCAGTAATCCCACCAGAGCTTCGTCCAATGGTGCAATTAGATGGTGGTCGTTTCGCAACTTCTGACTTAAATGATCTTTACCGTCGTGTTATCAACCGTAATAACCGTTTAAAACGTTTACTTGATCTTGGCGCACCAAGCATCATCGTACAAAACGAAAAACGTATGTTACAAGAAGCGGTTGACGCATTAATCGATAATGGTCGTCGTGGTCGTCCTGTAACAGGTCCTGGTAACCGTCCTTTAAAATCACTTTCACACATGCTGAAAGGGAAGCAAGGTCGTTTCCGTCAAAACTTACTTGGTAAACGTGTAGACTACTCTGGTCGTTCGGTTATCGTAGTAGGTCCAAACTTAAAAATGTACCAATGTGGTCTTCCGAAAGAAATGGCAATCGAACTATTCAAGCCTTTCGTAATGAAAGAATTAGTAGAACGTGGCCTAGCTCATAACATTAAGAGTGCAAAACGCAAAATTGAGCGTTTACACAATGAAGTTTGGGACGTTTTAGAAGATGTAATTCGTGAGCATCCGGTATTACTTAACCGTGCACCGACGCTTCACCGTCTTGGTATTCAAGCATTCGAGCCTACATTAGTAGAGGGTCGTGCAATTCGTCTTCACCCATTAGTATGTACAGCTTACAACGCTGACTTTGATGGTGACCAAATGGCAGTTCACGTTCCATTATCAGCAGAAGCGCAAGCAGAAGCTCGTTTATTAATGTTAGCAGCACAAAATATCCTGAACCCGAAAGATGGTAAACCAGTCGTAACGCCATCTCAAGATATGGTATTAGGTAACTATTACTTAACGCTTGAACGTGAAAACGCGCGTGGTGAAGGTTCAATCTTTAACAATTCAAATGAAGTGCTAATTGCATACCAAAATGGTCATGTACATTTACACTCTCGTATTGCCATTAAAGCAAGCTCATTGAATAACCCAACGTTTACAGAAGAACAAAATAGCATGTTCCTATTAACTACGGTTGGTAAGGTAATCTTCAACGAAATTTTACCGAAGTCATTCCCTTACATTAACGAGCCTACTGCTACAAACTTAGAACAAAAAACACCTGAGAAATACTTCGTAAACTTAACAATTGACGAAGCGTTACAAAAAGAAATCGAAGCTACAGAAGGCTATGCAGATTTATCTGAAACAGAAAAAATTGAAGCGCAACGTCGTGCTGTGTTAGCGAAACACTTCACAAACGCACCTGTAGTAGATCCTTTCCGTAAAAAATTCTTAGGAAATGTCATCGCAGAAGTATTTAAAGAGTTCCATATTACAGAAACTTCTAAAATGCTTGACCGCATGAAAAACTTAGGTTTCAAATATTCTACACGTGCAGGTATTACAGTAGGTGTATCTGATATCGTTGTATTACCAGACAAAGGTGTAATCCTTGAAGAAGCACAAGGTAAAGTAGATAAAGTAATGGTTCAATTCCGTCGTGGTTTAATTACGGAGGAAGAGCGTTATAACCGTGTTATTAATGTATGGACAGCTGCGAAGGACGAAATCCAAGGTAAGCTGATGAAATCGTTACAAAATACAAACCCAATCTTCATGATGTCTGACTCTGGTGCCCGTGGTAACGCATCGAACTTCACTCAGTTAGCGGGTATGCGTGGTCTGATGGCCAACCCGGCTGGACGAATCATCGAGTTACCAATCAAATCTTCATTCCGTGAAGGTTTAACAGTATTAGAGTACTTCATCTCTACACACGGTGCGCGTAAAGGTCTAGCCGATACAGCACTTAAAACAGCCGATTCAGGTTACTTAACTCGTCGTCTAGTAGACGTAGCACAAGATGTTATCGTTCGTGAAGACGACTGTGGTACGGATCGCGGTTTATTAATCGGCTCGTTAATGGAAGGTAACGAATTAATCGAAGCATTAGATGAGCGTATCGTTGGTCGTTATGTGAAGAAAACAGTTCGTCACCCAGAAACGGGAGCGGTTATCGTAGAGCGCGATGGTCTAGTTACACAAGATATTGCACGTGTTATTGACGAAGCGGGTATCGAAGAAATTACAATTCGTTCTGCATTCACATGTAATACAAAACATGGCGTATGTAAAAAATGTTATGGTATGAACTTAGCTACTGGTGAAGAGGTAGAAGTTGGTGAGGCGGTAGGTATTATCGCAGCGCAATCTATCGGTGAGCCAGGTACGCAGTTAACGATGCGTACATTCCATACAGGTGGGGTAGCGGGTAACGATATCACACAAGGTCTTCCACGTATCCAAGAGATTTTCGAAGCACGTAATCCAAAAGGGCAAGCGGTCATCTCTGAAATCTCTGGTAAAGTAATCGAAATCGATGAAATCCGTGAAGGTCTAAAAGAAGTAACGATTCAAGGCGAAGTTGAAACGCGTAAATATCAAGCACCTTATAATGCTCGTTTAAAAGTAATTGAAGGTGATATGATTGCTGCAGGTCAAACTTTATCTGAAGGTTCAATTGACCCAAAACAATTATTAAAAGTAAAAGACGTATCAACAGTTCAAGAATATTTACTAAAAGAAGTACAAAAAGTATACCGTATGCAAGGGGTAGAAATTGGTGACAAACACATCGAAGTAATGGTTCGCCAAATGCTTCGTAAAGTGCGTGTAATCGAAGCAGGTGATACAGAGTTATTACCAGGTTCATTACTGGATATTCACCAATTCTCTGAGGCAAATGTTGATGCTGTATTAAACGGCAAAACACCAGCAACTTGTCGCCCTGTTATTTTAGGTATTACAAAAGCTTCTCTTGAAACAGAATCATTCTTATCTGCTGCATCATTCCAAGAAACAACACGTGTGTTAACGGATGCTGCAATTAAAGGTAAACGTGATGAGCTTCTAGGTCTGAAGGAAAACGTAATTATCGGTAAACTAGTTCCGGCTGGTACAGGTATGCAACGTTACCGTCAAATCCGTATGGAGCAAGATGAAACAGAAGAAGTAATTACAGCTGAATAG